In Coleofasciculus sp. FACHB-T130, the following proteins share a genomic window:
- the rpsE gene encoding 30S ribosomal protein S5: MAKERRKSSARREKEITFQERVIQIRRVSKVVKGGKKLSFRAIVVIGNERGQVGVGVGKASDVIGAVRKGVADGKKHLIDIPLTKANSIPHPINGAGGGAQVMMRPAAPGTGVIAGGAVRTVLELAGVRNILAKQLGSNNPLNNARAAVNALSTLRTFSEVAEERGIPIENLYA, from the coding sequence ATGGCAAAAGAGCGTCGGAAAAGTTCTGCGCGTCGGGAAAAAGAAATCACCTTTCAAGAACGGGTGATCCAGATCCGTCGTGTTAGTAAGGTCGTCAAAGGCGGTAAAAAACTCAGCTTCCGCGCGATCGTTGTCATTGGCAATGAGCGTGGTCAAGTTGGCGTCGGCGTTGGCAAAGCAAGTGATGTAATTGGAGCTGTTCGTAAAGGCGTTGCCGATGGCAAAAAACACTTAATTGACATCCCCTTGACCAAGGCAAATTCTATCCCCCATCCTATTAACGGAGCCGGAGGTGGTGCCCAAGTGATGATGCGACCCGCAGCCCCAGGAACGGGTGTTATTGCCGGTGGTGCTGTACGTACTGTGCTCGAGTTAGCAGGTGTGCGGAACATCTTGGCAAAGCAGCTGGGTTCTAATAACCCTTTGAACAATGCTAGAGCCGCCGTGAATGCTCTTTCCACCTTGCGTACATTTTCTGAAGTGGCTGAAGAACGCGGGATTCCTATCGAAAATCTCTACGCCTAA
- the rplO gene encoding 50S ribosomal protein L15 produces the protein MRLEDAVPKKGSKKRRRRIGRGIAAGQGASGGFGMRGQKSRSGRGTRPGFEGGQMPLYRRLPKLKHFTVINRKQYTTINVSKLASLPANTEVTLDSLMESGILTANHGSLKILGDGELNVALNVKAAAFTGSARSKIEAAGGSCEVVAARAHKG, from the coding sequence ATGAGATTAGAAGATGCAGTTCCTAAAAAAGGCTCAAAGAAGCGCCGCCGACGCATTGGACGAGGCATAGCAGCTGGTCAAGGTGCCAGTGGTGGCTTTGGGATGCGCGGTCAAAAATCGAGATCGGGGCGGGGCACACGACCCGGATTTGAAGGCGGACAAATGCCACTGTACCGTCGTCTGCCTAAGTTAAAGCACTTTACGGTCATTAATCGTAAGCAATACACTACGATCAACGTAAGTAAGCTGGCATCACTCCCTGCTAACACGGAAGTGACTCTAGACTCATTGATGGAGTCTGGCATTCTCACAGCAAATCATGGTTCTCTGAAAATCCTCGGTGACGGTGAACTGAATGTGGCTCTGAACGTAAAAGCAGCAGCTTTCACTGGCTCGGCTCGCAGCAAGATTGAAGCCGCTGGTGGCAGTTGTGAAGTTGTTGCTGCCCGTGCCCATAAGGGTTAA
- the secY gene encoding preprotein translocase subunit SecY — protein MVVSRDKSPTAQETFAQMAQAAGLRGRLLLTIGLLILVRIGIFLPVPGIDRARFAQDIQNNQLIGFLDIFSGGGITALGIFALGILPYINASIIIQLLTAAIPSLEKLQKDEGEAGRRKISQITRYVALGGALIQTSFIAVWLERYATNVRGPLFIAETALALTAGSMFVMWVSELITERGVGNGASLLIFINIVAVLPKSLGQTINYAQVDNRNVGPVIILLLVFLVMILGIVFVQEGTRRIPIISARRQVGKRLYRERTSYLPLRLNQGGVMPIIFASSVLIFPGFLAQMTQNTGNNPVLSQIHQVLNQVANALNPNSQTPGVYEVVYLILILFFSYFYASLIVNPVDLSQNLKKMGASIPGIRPGRATSDYVEGVLNRLTFLGAIFLGLVAIVPTIVERATGITTFQGLGATSLLILVGVAIDTAKQIQTYVISQRYEGMVKQ, from the coding sequence ATGGTCGTTAGTCGAGACAAAAGCCCAACTGCTCAGGAAACCTTTGCACAGATGGCTCAAGCAGCCGGTCTTAGAGGTCGGCTGCTTCTCACCATCGGCTTGCTGATTTTAGTTCGCATTGGCATCTTTTTGCCAGTACCGGGAATTGACCGGGCTAGGTTTGCTCAAGATATTCAAAATAACCAATTAATTGGATTTCTGGACATCTTCTCTGGGGGCGGAATTACCGCCTTGGGAATTTTTGCTCTAGGGATTTTGCCCTATATCAATGCCTCCATCATTATCCAATTACTAACAGCTGCCATTCCTTCTTTGGAAAAATTGCAGAAGGATGAAGGAGAAGCTGGAAGGCGAAAAATCTCTCAGATTACTCGCTATGTAGCGCTGGGAGGGGCTTTGATTCAAACTAGCTTCATTGCGGTATGGCTTGAACGCTATGCAACAAACGTTCGGGGACCCCTGTTTATCGCGGAGACTGCACTTGCTCTAACCGCTGGTTCAATGTTTGTTATGTGGGTGTCAGAGCTGATTACGGAGCGAGGGGTTGGTAACGGTGCTTCTTTGTTGATTTTCATCAATATTGTTGCAGTTCTACCTAAATCGCTTGGGCAAACTATTAATTATGCCCAGGTTGACAATCGCAATGTGGGACCCGTGATCATTCTGCTGCTAGTTTTCCTAGTCATGATCTTGGGAATTGTGTTTGTCCAGGAGGGAACCAGGCGGATTCCGATTATTTCGGCACGCCGACAGGTAGGTAAACGACTCTACCGGGAAAGGACGAGCTACCTGCCTTTGCGGCTGAACCAGGGTGGAGTTATGCCGATCATTTTTGCCTCTTCCGTTCTAATTTTCCCAGGTTTCCTAGCTCAGATGACTCAAAATACGGGCAATAATCCGGTCTTGAGTCAAATACATCAAGTTCTCAATCAAGTTGCGAATGCTCTAAATCCCAATAGTCAGACGCCCGGAGTTTATGAGGTTGTTTATCTGATCTTGATTCTGTTTTTCAGCTACTTTTACGCATCTTTGATTGTAAATCCTGTGGATTTATCACAGAACTTGAAAAAGATGGGAGCCAGCATACCTGGCATCCGTCCAGGTCGGGCTACTAGCGATTACGTGGAAGGAGTTTTGAATCGGCTAACTTTCTTAGGCGCTATCTTTTTGGGATTAGTGGCAATTGTGCCCACAATTGTAGAAAGAGCCACCGGCATTACAACTTTTCAAGGGCTGGGAGCTACTTCTTTGCTGATTTTGGTGGGCGTGGCAATTGATACAGCAAAGCAAATCCAAACCTATGTCATTTCCCAGCGCTATGAAGGAATGGTGAAGCAGTAG
- a CDS encoding adenylate kinase, which translates to MTRLIFLGPPGAGKGTQAHILAQELEIPHVSTGDILRNAKAAGTELGLKAKSYMDRGELVPDALILDLVRDRLTQTDAQSGWILDGFPRNVSQATFLDELLQKLDQVSDYVLNLEVADEVLVDRMLERGRKQGRTDDTEEVIRHRLEVYRNQTAPLIDFYKQRQQLVSIDGDRSLEEVTSALKQVVHS; encoded by the coding sequence GTGACGCGATTGATTTTTTTGGGGCCGCCAGGAGCGGGGAAGGGAACTCAGGCACATATCCTCGCTCAAGAGCTGGAAATTCCTCATGTTTCCACGGGTGATATCTTGAGAAATGCCAAGGCGGCTGGAACTGAACTCGGTTTGAAGGCGAAGTCCTATATGGATCGAGGTGAGTTGGTTCCCGATGCTTTGATATTGGATTTGGTGCGCGATCGCTTGACCCAAACAGATGCCCAATCCGGTTGGATTTTAGATGGTTTCCCCCGTAACGTCTCTCAGGCGACTTTTCTGGATGAATTGTTGCAAAAATTAGACCAAGTCTCCGATTACGTTCTCAATCTGGAAGTTGCGGACGAAGTTTTGGTAGATCGGATGCTGGAACGAGGTCGCAAGCAAGGACGAACGGATGATACAGAAGAAGTCATTCGTCATCGTTTGGAAGTTTATCGCAACCAAACGGCTCCGCTAATTGATTTCTACAAGCAGCGCCAACAGTTGGTTTCAATTGATGGCGATCGCTCTCTAGAGGAAGTTACTTCCGCACTCAAACAAGTTGTTCATTCTTGA
- the infA gene encoding translation initiation factor IF-1 translates to MAKQDLIEMEGTVTESLPNAMFRVDLDNGFNVLAHISGKIRRNYIKILPGDRVKVELTPYDLTKGRITYRLRNKK, encoded by the coding sequence TTGGCTAAACAAGATTTAATTGAAATGGAAGGCACGGTAACAGAATCCCTGCCTAATGCAATGTTTCGCGTCGATTTAGACAATGGGTTTAATGTATTAGCCCATATTTCTGGGAAAATCCGCCGGAATTACATCAAAATTCTACCGGGCGATCGCGTCAAAGTGGAACTCACCCCATACGACCTAACCAAAGGCAGAATAACTTACCGGCTACGCAACAAAAAGTAG
- the rpmJ gene encoding 50S ribosomal protein L36 → MKVRASVRKICEKCRVIRRRGRVMVICSNPKHKQRQG, encoded by the coding sequence ATGAAAGTTCGAGCATCAGTCCGAAAAATTTGTGAAAAATGCCGCGTCATTCGGCGGCGCGGTCGAGTCATGGTGATTTGTTCTAACCCAAAACACAAGCAACGCCAAGGTTAA